The sequence below is a genomic window from Haematobia irritans isolate KBUSLIRL chromosome 3, ASM5000362v1, whole genome shotgun sequence.
agtgattcaaattcagtgcaacggctgttgaaatggtggacatccgtcctttgacaagcccatgttaaattcatcgcttctgcgctaaatttgcaccacttccggatccaaaaagaacattttcactatttttttttggcgacgcttttttgctgggtatatagttAGTTGAatctttattatttataaattcatCTATACAAttcaatgtttaaaaaatttaattgatataatactttaaataaagattttacGGCTATGACTTAACGTCGTCAGCCTGAGTACTTGTAACGTGTTAATTAAAGAACATATtattcaaaaagaaataaaaaacaaaaaattatgcaaactcTCTGATAATCAGGTCACGGTATCGTAAAGCTGCTTTAAGATatccaataagatttctccAGTCTTCCACTTCTCTTCCATCTAGTATACTTATGATATTATCCTCATTTAAGGGGTTCATCCTAAAGTAGAGCACCCTAATCTCACTTAAAATGGGACAAACACCAAGGAAATGTTGCAGTGTTTCTTTCTGATTCATATTGCATAGTGTGCACTGATCGTTGCCATTTGGATTAGGGATGTACGGATTTGCGTTAAGAAGTATTAGATCACATCTGGCCTTAATTATCCATGAAATGTCGTCTACGGTGTAACTTCCCCCAAAATAAAGATGACTTCTGGAGTAATCTAGGTATCTATATATTCTCATGGTGCTTTGTTGCGCTCTTAGTATTGACGTACTTCTGTTTTTCATAATCATATGTTCGACCAGGTTTGCCATCATAGTATTCCAAGAATTCAAACTCATATTCTCGTTGATTTGGGGCATATCAAGCTGATCAATGATAgtatttatttgatttgccCAAAATAAATTCTTTTGTATTACTTTCCTTGTTAACTGGTGGGGTAATCGTTCAGCCGTGTATTTGAATTTCGTTCTCATAATAtatttgagatgcatttgcatCATATATATATGGCCTTCCTCAAGTCCAGTCTCCAAGGCTACTGCATAATTAGGGGCAGAGTCTGGCAATCGTAGTAATTTCTTTATAAAGAATCGCTGTAGCTTATCAACCTCATCATAATAACTGAAACCCCAGACTTGTGCACCATAAGATTGAATCGATCTACATACTGCTTTGAATAGATTCCATTTTTGTTCTAGCGATATGCTCGATTtcccaagaaaatttttccatgtcatgtttattgcattttttgccTGTAGGTTTCTGGCTTCGATATGTTTAGTAAAATTCATTTGGGGTGTCAGTATGACACCTAAGTAGTTATATTCTGACACTATTTCAATTGGTTGGTTGTTTAGAGTCCACTTCTCTTGACTCGATAATCGGCCACCGTTTCTGAAAACCATTATTTTCGACTTAGACAAATTTACAACTAAATTCCACTTATTGCAATAGCTTTCTAAGTTATTTATCATTGATTGGAGAACCTCCTTATCCTCTGCCAATATTACAATATCGTCTGCATAAAGCAATATTTTAACTCTAATTTCTTCAATGGCTACACCACCTCCAAGGATATCATGTAAATCATTTATGTATAGAGCAAACAATAAAGGCGATAGTAGGCAACCTTGCTTTACTCCGCTATTCGTATTAAAATAATCCGAAAGTTCATCTCCCGTCCAAACTGCTGATTCTGTTTTTTGATATACACTctcaataatttttaccattttatacgAAATTCCTAGCTCATACAGCTTGTATATCATAAGATTTCTTGACACAGTATCAAATGCCGCCTTGAAATCTACAAAAAAGGCATATATCTTCCTCTTCTGTgcaagtttaatttttataatcgtCGCAAGATTATAAATGTTGTCAATGGTTGAATATTTTTGTCTGAACCCAGCTTGGTATTCAATAAGTACTCTCCTCTCTTCTGCCCATGAACACAAACGATCATTCAATATTCCCATGAATATCTTCGCTATAGAGTTcatgctgggtatatatatctTTATATGGTCGGATATCgattttcgatgtgttataaatggAATAATCTATTTTACCCATCCATGGACATGGGAGATTTATGAATTTCTATCCTAATTTCTTTTACTAGATCACTAGATTATCTTcgagaatgaaaaaaaaaacattgaaataaatCTTCCAAGTTTACCttggcaaaattattttttttttcgtattataAAACGCACATTCTGCGGCATCTTTGGATGTTTTCCTCGTCTGGTTGTTGTTTAATTTAACAAGGATAAATGACACCATATAAAACTTAACAagatatttcattta
It includes:
- the LOC142231218 gene encoding uncharacterized protein LOC142231218, which translates into the protein MVKIIESVYQKTESAVWTGDELSDYFNTNSGVKQGCLLSPLLFALYINDLHDILGGGVAIEEIRVKILLYADDIVILAEDKEVLQSMINNLESYCNKWNLVVNLSKSKIMVFRNGGRLSSQEKWTLNNQPIEIVSEYNYLGVILTPQMNFTKHIEARNLQAKNAINMTWKNFLGKSSISLEQKWNLFKAVCRSIQSYGAQVWGFSYYDEVDKLQRFFIKKLLRLPDSAPNYAVALETGLEEGHIYMMQMHLKYIMRTKFKYTAERLPHQLTRKVIQKNLFWANQINTIIDQLDMPQINENMSLNSWNTMMANLVEHMIMKNRSTSILRAQQSTMRIYRYLDYSRSHLYFGGSYTVDDISWIIKARCDLILLNANPYIPNPNGNDQCTLCNMNQKETLQHFLGVCPILSEIRVLYFRMNPLNEDNIISILDGREVEDWRNLIGYLKAALRYRDLIIREFA